The region gccttccacttgtccaaatgagatgaaatttgacatgcttaccatgctatgtgttaggtttgatcatgatttatttgatgatttttggaaaatgtttagattgcttttgatgcaagtcttgctgttgacttctatgagcttctgtttgccatgttttgacctaaaaggttcatgaaatgatgatgatgattgatatgaatgtgaacccaattggttttgtttcctaattgtttgaacatgattttggatacttacctttgctgtcttgactttctcattcacttttgaccctaggcttgccctagtggtcctgctactcacctttgagtttgtgttttcaggttgaccatcaaatggccattgagaccaattcttttgattgagcttgcttaaaaATCATTGTCTAAcattgtttgttttgtaggtggcttggctcacatgccttaagccttgtgcctaGCACATCCATatgcctccaattaactgttggtgtctgtttctgtttgttttgtttgaagttgcatgctaacatctgcttgactgtttcaggtgctttagttgcttagttccttgtgaactttttgctttgctttgcttgtataagcaatttgcattgaggtatgtctcttccacttcatgtagtctggaagacctggcctgttacttggccaggcaactgtctgaagtcctccttaagaggcaatgtttgtgattgtttacttttgtccttgcatagagtcaaagacctcctaagtgaagaggcaattggtggaaggtagggatatgtaatctatcccccactattcagtgtgtcatctgctttgctcacaccactgtgttgatgcattacagataaaaacccaagatcttgtacaattgtacagttgagtcagtcttaatgtgtagaagggttcctactttctgaacccacacattcttgtcttgagctctcccaggccagggataagagctgtgaggtctcatcctcacttcatcctttcatctgcttcaccttagcccctcaatggcaaggttaagagcacattcacccagttccaggggtttgtttgtcgaggttgatatgaccccttgactaaaacctaacccttgtttgagccacttgtttgtgtatagcgtgtgctatctgtgcttgtaggattgtttgacttgcttcctgtgcaagataggattgtttgacttgcttcctgtgcaagataggattgtttgacttgcttcctgtgcaagttaggattagtttagacttgcttcctgtgcaagttaggttttgcttggcttgcttcctgtgcaagttaagtgtgtgtggcttgcttcctgtgtgagccatgcttaggataggttggccctcgtgccatttagctagaaaccttaacttagggatgaatttgcatgataacatctaggctcgagtcgtagtctccctagttgtgtctccctctgttatctggttaggctagtcctttatccctgcgtaggggaactacatcgccctgatcttcataccagatgaagtatgtaggcaggagattgagctgatctctccgggcgcccttttttctttttgtgtgtgttgtttgacagttgctaggctcgagtgcctgactccttagcaatctgttgtctgtttgtttgtgtgtgtgcttgacagttataggctcgagtccccgactccctattaacttgttttGTCTTGgtgtgtgcttggaagctgatgtaagtccatcaagtggcatttgggttccagtgtgcgtgtgttggttcggatgctgatgtaagtccagtgattggcattcaggctccatgtttgcctttgcctgtgtttgtttgtgtgcgtgtcagccgagctacgaatgctctgattcttctctcgtccgagaagatacgtatgcatagggtgcgacatcctagcgagcatgtgtcgtttccccagtccgaactacttcgactctgatgtctatgcctgatagactaagtaggcccaggatgcgacatcctgctgagttcagtttcagtcagtctcttgcgtttctttcagccagtgtgtgtgagtatttgagcagtgtttagcaaccaattttccttcctttagtgcgtggatcccgtagagtactacggatgcgtaggggtgctaataccttcccttcgcataaccgactcccgaacccatcctctttggtcgcgagaccatgttctttcccaggtttacttcgagcgtttcctttccctcttttgggataaataacgcacggtggcggctctgttgttctttcttttcccgccggtttttcgcgcgatgcgacacttAGTAACCCCCTTTACCCCACTTGGTCTTTAGTATGTAGTGTGATGACTATGAAGGTGTAAATCCGAAATAGTTGatacgcgatactacactcaaatgagattctcttgagaatattattaaCTCCCGAGTAAATGGCGTGTtgataatattcgaaagatgggtCAATGATTTTTGGGAAGCTTTGTAGAACCTGTTGTACATGTACAAAATAAACCCATAGTACATTTGGGATGGTTAGACACATGGCCTCATGCTCGCAACGTCGGACCTTTGAACCCTATTTGTGTGTGACCCTTGTTTGTGTGTTTATGCATCCATGCATCATTaacattatttatttattttaacaaagttttcaaggaacttaggaACTTTTGTTGCCAACATTAGGTTTATCATGGATTTTGGAAGGAAAAGGCTCAAAAGTACACTTTCAAGAGGCCTAAGTTAGAAGACCTAAGGACATTGGGATCTTTGGTTGTTGACACAGAGGCTTTCAGTAAAAGATATGGACATTTGCTTTCTATTTTGAAGATCAACATGGCAGATGGACTTCTTTCTACTTTGATTCAGTTTTATAATCCCGTGTATCACTGTTTCACTTTCTCCGATTATCAACTTATGCCAACACTTGAAGAATACTCTCATTTGATTGGTGTTCCTATTTTTAGTCAAGCTCCATTTTCTGGTTTGGAGGAAGATCCCAAAGATCAAGACATTGCAAAGGCTACTCACTTGaaaatgtcagagatcagggATCATATGACCACAAAAGGAAAAATGCTTGGTTTGACAGCTAAGTTTCTAATGAACAAAGCTCGGTATTTTGCTAGAATGAGGAGTGTGGATGCGTCTGAGGCTGTTTTTGCTCTACTTATCTATGGATTGTTCTTCTTTCCTAGTTTTGATGATTTCGTTGCCATGGATGCCATCAAGATCTTCTTAATAGGAAATCCAATTCCTACTTTGCTTGCTGATGCCTCTCATTCTGTTCATATGAGGAATTCTTATAGCGGGGGAATGATTACATGTTGCATGCCtatgttgtacaagtggtttatttctcacttgcctaGGTCTCATGATTTTTGGGACCTTAAGGATGGTCTTTTATGGTCACAAAAGATTATGTCGCTCACACATTCAGATATTGTTTGGTATAGTCATGACTATGATGGAGTTAGTATCATTGATAGTTGTGGATGATTTCCTAAcgtacctcttcttggtacaaaagGAGGCATCACTTACAACCCAATCCTAGCTCGTCGTCAACTCGGCTATCCAATGAGAGATAAGCCAAAAAATATTCACTTGGAGGGTTTGTTCTTTAAGGAATGTGAAGATTGCAAAGCGCTCAAAGAGAAGATTGTGCACGCTTGGCGCCATGTTCATAAGCTAGAAAAGAAAGTTTTAGGGAAGACAAATTGTGTCTCTTTAGAACCTTACCTTAAATGGGTTCAAATAGGGCCATCGGCTTGAAAATGCCTTATCCTCGCCAAGAGCCTTTGCCTTT is a window of Lathyrus oleraceus cultivar Zhongwan6 chromosome 6, CAAS_Psat_ZW6_1.0, whole genome shotgun sequence DNA encoding:
- the LOC127095420 gene encoding uncharacterized protein LOC127095420 is translated as MADGLLSTLIQFYNPVYHCFTFSDYQLMPTLEEYSHLIGVPIFSQAPFSGLEEDPKDQDIAKATHLKMSEIRDHMTTKGKMLGLTAKFLMNKARYFARMRSVDASEAVFALLIYGLFFFPSFDDFVAMDAIKIFLIGNPIPTLLADASHSVHMRNSYSGGMITCCMPMLYKWFISHLPRSHDFWDLKDGLLWSQKIMSLTHSDIVWYSHDYDGVSIIDSCG